In one Ochotona princeps isolate mOchPri1 chromosome 16, mOchPri1.hap1, whole genome shotgun sequence genomic region, the following are encoded:
- the ETV2 gene encoding ETS translocation variant 2 isoform X1, translating to MDLWSWEETAPQEVPHGDKLSALVPAEGADFGFYFPELALPGDTPTAETSWKELAWSQALPPTDGSSLQPAAPWGTDPAFQAQAWSANCTDSVCPADPACPASDPWSRFSHTCAGAEVATAASASEATSWSCAQTSRSTTSWDSAVSPDGAICWGDGLGGEPLVDYTVSWGWPAGSDCNSSWYPGPQAECATFSGCQSSALTSSSNLSQPSDTASLARAPKTNHRGPIQLWQFLLELLHDRARRSCIRWTGNSREFQLCDPKEVARLWGERKRKPGMNYEKLSRGLRYYYRRNIVHKSGGRKYTYRFGGCVPGLTSLDFAGDGLGAETQ from the exons ATGGACTTGTGGAGCTGGGAAGAAACGGCGCCGCAGGAAGTGCCCCATGGGGACAAGCTGTCCGCGCTGG TGCCTGCAGAAGGAGCCGACTTcggtttttattttcctgaactggctctcccaggggacacgCCCACCGCGGAGACTAGCTGGAAAG AGCTGGCCTGGAGCCAAGCATTACCGCCCACAGATGgtagcagcctgcagcctgcagctccCTGGGGGACTG ATCCCGCTTTTCAGGCCCAGGCGTGGTCAGCCAACTGCACGGACTCGGTGTGCCCAGCCGACCCAGCGTGCCCCGCCTCAGACCCCTGGAGCCGCTTCTCCCACACCTGTGCTGGGGCTGAAGTGGCAACTGCCGCCTCGGCCTCAGAGGCCACTTCGTGGTCGTGTGCCCAGACCTCCAGGAGCACCACCAGCTGGGACTCTGCTGTGAGCCCCGACGGCGCCATCTGCTGGGGCGACGGCCTGGGCGGAGAGCCGCTTGTGGATTACACCGTGTCTTGGGGCTGGCCTGCGGGCTCCGACTGCAACAGCTCCTGGTACCCGGGGCCGCAGGCCGAATGCGCCACGTTTTCGGGGTGCCAGAGTTCAGCTCTCACCTCTTCCTCCAATCTGAGCCAGCCTTCCGACACTGCTAGTCTGGCTCGTGCCCCCAAAACCAACCACCGAG GTCCCATTCAGCTGTGGCAGTTCCTCCTGGAGCTACTGCACGACAGGGCGCGTCGCAGCTGCATCCGCTGGACAGGCAACAGCCGCGAGTTCCAGCTGTGCGACCCCAAGGAG GTGGCGCGGCTGTGGGGCGAGCGCAAGCGGAAACCAGGTATGAATTATGAGAAGCTGAGCCGAGGCCTGCGCTACTACTACCGCCGGAACATCGTGCACAAGAGCGGGGGACGCAAATACACGTACCGCTTCGGGGGTTGTGTGCCGGGTCTCACCTCTCTGGACTTTGCGGGCGACGGACTGGGGGCAGAGACTCAATAA
- the RBM42 gene encoding RNA-binding protein 42 isoform X3, with the protein MAGAGPAPGLPGAGGPVVPGPGAGLPGKSGEERLKEMEAEMALFEQEVLGAPVPGIPAAVPTVPTVPTVDPMQVPAAPVIRPIIATNTYQQVQQTLEARAAAAATVVPPMVGGPFVGPVGFGPGDRLDSAEAREAMFLRRAGGPRPMALRPPHQALVGPPLPGPPGPPMMLPPMARAPGPPLSSMAALRPPLEEPAAPRELGLGLGLGLKEKEEAVVAAAGLEEASAAVAVGAGGAPAGPAVIGPSLPLALAMPLPEPEPLPLPLEVVRGLLPPLRIPELLSLRPRPRPPRPEPPPGLMALEVPEPLGDDKKKGKPEKLKRCIRTAAGSSWEDPSLLEWDADDFRIFCGDLGNEVNDDILARAFSRFPSFLKAKVIRDKRTGKTKGYGFVSFKDPSDYVRAMREMNGKYVGSRPIKLRKSMWKDRNLDVVRKKQKEKKKLGLR; encoded by the exons AtggccggggcggggccggccCCGGGACTCCCGGGTGCAGGAGGACCCGTCGTCCCGGGCCCTGGTGCCGGCCTCCCGGGCAAGAGCGGCGAGGAGCGCCTGAAGGAGATGGAGGCGGAGATGGCCCT gTTTGAGCAGGAGGTCCTGGGGGCTCCGGTGCCCGGAATCCCTGCAGCCGTGCCCACAGTGCCGACGGTCCCCACGGTGGACCCCATGCAGGTCCCTGCGGCCCCCGTGATCCGCCCGATCATCGCGACCAACACGTACCAACAG gtccaaCAGACGCTGGAGGCCCGGGCCGCTGCTGCAGCCACAGTAGTGCCTCCCATGGTGGGTGGTCCTTTCGTGGGCCCAG TTGGCTTTGGCCCTGGTGACCGGCTGGACAGCGCAGAGGCCCGGGAGGCCATGTTCCTGCGGCGTGCAG GTGGGCCCCGCCCTATGGCCCTGCGGCCTCCACACCAGGCCCTCGTGGGGccccctctgcctgggcctcctggACCTCCCATGATGCTGCCCCCCATGGCGCGAGCCCCAGGGCCCCCGCTGAGCTCCATGGCTGCTCTGAGGCCTCCTCTG GAAGAGCCAGCAGCTCCCcgagagctgggcctgggtctgggcctgggcctgaaagagaaggaggaagcagTGGTGGCGGCAGCTGGACTGGAGGAGGCCAGTGCAGCAGTGGCTGTGGGGGCAGGAGGTGCCCCAGCAGGCCCTGCAGTCATCGGACCCAGTCTCCCGCTGGCCCTGGCCATGCCACtgccagagccagagccgttGCCCCTCCCTCTGGAGGTAGTGCGTGGCCTGCTGCCTCCTCTGCGCATTCCAGAACTGCTGTCCCTGCGTCCAAGACCACGGCCCCCTCGGCCTGAGCCGCCTCCTGGCCTCATGGCTCTTGAG GTCCCAGAGCCCTTGGGGGACGACAAGAAGAAAGGGAAGCCAGAAAAATTGAAGCGCTGCATTCGCACCgcagctgggagcagctgggaggacCCCAGCCTGCTGGAGTGGGATGCGG ATGACTTCCGGATCTTCTGTGGGGATCTGGGCAATGAGGTCAATGATGACATCTTGGCACGCGCCTTCAGCCGCTTCCCATCCTTCCTTAAGGCCAAGGTGATCCGTGACAAGCGCACAGGCAAGACCAAGGGCTATGGCTTTGTCAGCTTCAAGGACCCCAGTGACTATGTGCGTGCCATGCGCGAAATGAATG GAAAGTATGTGGGCTCACGCCCCATCAAGCTTCGCAAGAGCATGTGGAAGGACCGGAACCTGGACGTGGTCCGcaagaagcagaaggagaagaagaagctgGGCCTGAGATAG
- the RBM42 gene encoding RNA-binding protein 42 isoform X1 produces MAGAGPAPGLPGAGGPVVPGPGAGLPGKSGEERLKEMEAEMALFEQEVLGAPVPGIPAAVPTVPTVPTVDPMQVPAAPVIRPIIATNTYQQVQQTLEARAAAAATVVPPMVGGPFVGPVGFGPGDRLDSAEAREAMFLRRAAVVPQRAPILCPAFIPHVLQRAESVSPAAGGPRPMALRPPHQALVGPPLPGPPGPPMMLPPMARAPGPPLSSMAALRPPLEEPAAPRELGLGLGLGLKEKEEAVVAAAGLEEASAAVAVGAGGAPAGPAVIGPSLPLALAMPLPEPEPLPLPLEVVRGLLPPLRIPELLSLRPRPRPPRPEPPPGLMALEVPEPLGDDKKKGKPEKLKRCIRTAAGSSWEDPSLLEWDADDFRIFCGDLGNEVNDDILARAFSRFPSFLKAKVIRDKRTGKTKGYGFVSFKDPSDYVRAMREMNGKYVGSRPIKLRKSMWKDRNLDVVRKKQKEKKKLGLR; encoded by the exons AtggccggggcggggccggccCCGGGACTCCCGGGTGCAGGAGGACCCGTCGTCCCGGGCCCTGGTGCCGGCCTCCCGGGCAAGAGCGGCGAGGAGCGCCTGAAGGAGATGGAGGCGGAGATGGCCCT gTTTGAGCAGGAGGTCCTGGGGGCTCCGGTGCCCGGAATCCCTGCAGCCGTGCCCACAGTGCCGACGGTCCCCACGGTGGACCCCATGCAGGTCCCTGCGGCCCCCGTGATCCGCCCGATCATCGCGACCAACACGTACCAACAG gtccaaCAGACGCTGGAGGCCCGGGCCGCTGCTGCAGCCACAGTAGTGCCTCCCATGGTGGGTGGTCCTTTCGTGGGCCCAG TTGGCTTTGGCCCTGGTGACCGGCTGGACAGCGCAGAGGCCCGGGAGGCCATGTTCCTGCGGCGTGCAG cTGTGGTCCCTCAGAGGGCCCCTATCCTGTGTCCAGCCTTCATCCCCCACGTGCTACAGAGAGCAG AGTCTGTCTCTCCTGCAGCAGGTGGGCCCCGCCCTATGGCCCTGCGGCCTCCACACCAGGCCCTCGTGGGGccccctctgcctgggcctcctggACCTCCCATGATGCTGCCCCCCATGGCGCGAGCCCCAGGGCCCCCGCTGAGCTCCATGGCTGCTCTGAGGCCTCCTCTG GAAGAGCCAGCAGCTCCCcgagagctgggcctgggtctgggcctgggcctgaaagagaaggaggaagcagTGGTGGCGGCAGCTGGACTGGAGGAGGCCAGTGCAGCAGTGGCTGTGGGGGCAGGAGGTGCCCCAGCAGGCCCTGCAGTCATCGGACCCAGTCTCCCGCTGGCCCTGGCCATGCCACtgccagagccagagccgttGCCCCTCCCTCTGGAGGTAGTGCGTGGCCTGCTGCCTCCTCTGCGCATTCCAGAACTGCTGTCCCTGCGTCCAAGACCACGGCCCCCTCGGCCTGAGCCGCCTCCTGGCCTCATGGCTCTTGAG GTCCCAGAGCCCTTGGGGGACGACAAGAAGAAAGGGAAGCCAGAAAAATTGAAGCGCTGCATTCGCACCgcagctgggagcagctgggaggacCCCAGCCTGCTGGAGTGGGATGCGG ATGACTTCCGGATCTTCTGTGGGGATCTGGGCAATGAGGTCAATGATGACATCTTGGCACGCGCCTTCAGCCGCTTCCCATCCTTCCTTAAGGCCAAGGTGATCCGTGACAAGCGCACAGGCAAGACCAAGGGCTATGGCTTTGTCAGCTTCAAGGACCCCAGTGACTATGTGCGTGCCATGCGCGAAATGAATG GAAAGTATGTGGGCTCACGCCCCATCAAGCTTCGCAAGAGCATGTGGAAGGACCGGAACCTGGACGTGGTCCGcaagaagcagaaggagaagaagaagctgGGCCTGAGATAG
- the ETV2 gene encoding ETS translocation variant 2 isoform X2 — translation MDLWSWEETAPQEVPHGDKLSALVPAEGADFGFYFPELALPGDTPTAETSWKDPAFQAQAWSANCTDSVCPADPACPASDPWSRFSHTCAGAEVATAASASEATSWSCAQTSRSTTSWDSAVSPDGAICWGDGLGGEPLVDYTVSWGWPAGSDCNSSWYPGPQAECATFSGCQSSALTSSSNLSQPSDTASLARAPKTNHRGPIQLWQFLLELLHDRARRSCIRWTGNSREFQLCDPKEVARLWGERKRKPGMNYEKLSRGLRYYYRRNIVHKSGGRKYTYRFGGCVPGLTSLDFAGDGLGAETQ, via the exons ATGGACTTGTGGAGCTGGGAAGAAACGGCGCCGCAGGAAGTGCCCCATGGGGACAAGCTGTCCGCGCTGG TGCCTGCAGAAGGAGCCGACTTcggtttttattttcctgaactggctctcccaggggacacgCCCACCGCGGAGACTAGCTGGAAAG ATCCCGCTTTTCAGGCCCAGGCGTGGTCAGCCAACTGCACGGACTCGGTGTGCCCAGCCGACCCAGCGTGCCCCGCCTCAGACCCCTGGAGCCGCTTCTCCCACACCTGTGCTGGGGCTGAAGTGGCAACTGCCGCCTCGGCCTCAGAGGCCACTTCGTGGTCGTGTGCCCAGACCTCCAGGAGCACCACCAGCTGGGACTCTGCTGTGAGCCCCGACGGCGCCATCTGCTGGGGCGACGGCCTGGGCGGAGAGCCGCTTGTGGATTACACCGTGTCTTGGGGCTGGCCTGCGGGCTCCGACTGCAACAGCTCCTGGTACCCGGGGCCGCAGGCCGAATGCGCCACGTTTTCGGGGTGCCAGAGTTCAGCTCTCACCTCTTCCTCCAATCTGAGCCAGCCTTCCGACACTGCTAGTCTGGCTCGTGCCCCCAAAACCAACCACCGAG GTCCCATTCAGCTGTGGCAGTTCCTCCTGGAGCTACTGCACGACAGGGCGCGTCGCAGCTGCATCCGCTGGACAGGCAACAGCCGCGAGTTCCAGCTGTGCGACCCCAAGGAG GTGGCGCGGCTGTGGGGCGAGCGCAAGCGGAAACCAGGTATGAATTATGAGAAGCTGAGCCGAGGCCTGCGCTACTACTACCGCCGGAACATCGTGCACAAGAGCGGGGGACGCAAATACACGTACCGCTTCGGGGGTTGTGTGCCGGGTCTCACCTCTCTGGACTTTGCGGGCGACGGACTGGGGGCAGAGACTCAATAA
- the RBM42 gene encoding RNA-binding protein 42 isoform X2, giving the protein MAGAGPAPGLPGAGGPVVPGPGAGLPGKSGEERLKEMEAEMALFEQEVLGAPVPGIPAAVPTVPTVPTVDPMQVPAAPVIRPIIATNTYQQVQQTLEARAAAAATVVPPMVGGPFVGPVGFGPGDRLDSAEAREAMFLRRAAGGPRPMALRPPHQALVGPPLPGPPGPPMMLPPMARAPGPPLSSMAALRPPLEEPAAPRELGLGLGLGLKEKEEAVVAAAGLEEASAAVAVGAGGAPAGPAVIGPSLPLALAMPLPEPEPLPLPLEVVRGLLPPLRIPELLSLRPRPRPPRPEPPPGLMALEVPEPLGDDKKKGKPEKLKRCIRTAAGSSWEDPSLLEWDADDFRIFCGDLGNEVNDDILARAFSRFPSFLKAKVIRDKRTGKTKGYGFVSFKDPSDYVRAMREMNGKYVGSRPIKLRKSMWKDRNLDVVRKKQKEKKKLGLR; this is encoded by the exons AtggccggggcggggccggccCCGGGACTCCCGGGTGCAGGAGGACCCGTCGTCCCGGGCCCTGGTGCCGGCCTCCCGGGCAAGAGCGGCGAGGAGCGCCTGAAGGAGATGGAGGCGGAGATGGCCCT gTTTGAGCAGGAGGTCCTGGGGGCTCCGGTGCCCGGAATCCCTGCAGCCGTGCCCACAGTGCCGACGGTCCCCACGGTGGACCCCATGCAGGTCCCTGCGGCCCCCGTGATCCGCCCGATCATCGCGACCAACACGTACCAACAG gtccaaCAGACGCTGGAGGCCCGGGCCGCTGCTGCAGCCACAGTAGTGCCTCCCATGGTGGGTGGTCCTTTCGTGGGCCCAG TTGGCTTTGGCCCTGGTGACCGGCTGGACAGCGCAGAGGCCCGGGAGGCCATGTTCCTGCGGCGTGCAG CAGGTGGGCCCCGCCCTATGGCCCTGCGGCCTCCACACCAGGCCCTCGTGGGGccccctctgcctgggcctcctggACCTCCCATGATGCTGCCCCCCATGGCGCGAGCCCCAGGGCCCCCGCTGAGCTCCATGGCTGCTCTGAGGCCTCCTCTG GAAGAGCCAGCAGCTCCCcgagagctgggcctgggtctgggcctgggcctgaaagagaaggaggaagcagTGGTGGCGGCAGCTGGACTGGAGGAGGCCAGTGCAGCAGTGGCTGTGGGGGCAGGAGGTGCCCCAGCAGGCCCTGCAGTCATCGGACCCAGTCTCCCGCTGGCCCTGGCCATGCCACtgccagagccagagccgttGCCCCTCCCTCTGGAGGTAGTGCGTGGCCTGCTGCCTCCTCTGCGCATTCCAGAACTGCTGTCCCTGCGTCCAAGACCACGGCCCCCTCGGCCTGAGCCGCCTCCTGGCCTCATGGCTCTTGAG GTCCCAGAGCCCTTGGGGGACGACAAGAAGAAAGGGAAGCCAGAAAAATTGAAGCGCTGCATTCGCACCgcagctgggagcagctgggaggacCCCAGCCTGCTGGAGTGGGATGCGG ATGACTTCCGGATCTTCTGTGGGGATCTGGGCAATGAGGTCAATGATGACATCTTGGCACGCGCCTTCAGCCGCTTCCCATCCTTCCTTAAGGCCAAGGTGATCCGTGACAAGCGCACAGGCAAGACCAAGGGCTATGGCTTTGTCAGCTTCAAGGACCCCAGTGACTATGTGCGTGCCATGCGCGAAATGAATG GAAAGTATGTGGGCTCACGCCCCATCAAGCTTCGCAAGAGCATGTGGAAGGACCGGAACCTGGACGTGGTCCGcaagaagcagaaggagaagaagaagctgGGCCTGAGATAG
- the HAUS5 gene encoding HAUS augmin-like complex subunit 5, whose product MELAQEVRALGCWAAEEMGVPAAARPSESTLRRLCLGQGADIWAYVLRHVYSQRTVKKIRGNLLWYGHQDSPEVRQKSELEATVAHLRTEIQELEQSLELIEQENETHDTAMEQALQNVRDTQRCALLLRAKAGAMRRQQRGLQDPMQRLQNQLSHLQDIERKAKAEVTFGHLTPASLGMEPVVLRDVRTVCTLRAQFLQNLLTPQAREGSVPTIPDDHFGASYQQWLSSVETLLTNHPPGHVLAALEHLAAERESEIQSLCSGHRLGDVEPPRSQALDQMDSSQALPSMVHLLQEGWQTVGALLSQRGALLKEHQVLRQHLQSLVEEVGSRTLGSSERQALMLELRRCGLQAELKALRAQSKELEDAARHQQLLLRELQAKQQRILHWRRRVEETQEQIRLLIKGNSASKTRLGRSPGEVLALVQRKVVPMAEAIAPQSQELLRCLQEEASHLAHLPLNSLLRPSPGGLEPLPTFLPSVYQLHPASPQSSSLIALAGTLGLPRGQAPELLLPRAASLRQDLLLLQDQQHLRGWDLLRVKTNLPPGPSPQELLQILAVQEKEQKENPGRALRRLENLLKQALERIPELQVAVTDWWEQPGQGALTEELCQGLSLCQWRLRWVQAQGALQQLCR is encoded by the exons ATGGAGCTGGCGCAGGAAGTGCGGGCACTGGGCTGCTGGGCGGCCGAGGAGATGGGGGTGCCCGCGGCGGCCCGGCCCTCGGAGTCGACGCTGCGTAG GCTGTGTCTGGGCCAGGGGGCCGACATCTGGGCCTACGTCCTGCGGCATGTgtacagccagag AACTGTCAAGAAGATCCGAGGAAACCTGCTCTG GTATGGCCACCAGGACAGCCCAGAG GTTCGTCAGAAGTCAGAGCTGGAAGCCACCGTGGCCCATCTACGGACAGAGATCCAAGAGCTGGAACAGAGCCTGGAGCTGATAGAGCAAGAGAACGAGACTCATG ACACGGCCATGGAACAGGCACTGCAGAATGTGCGAGACACGCAGCGTTGTGCTCTCCTCCTCcgggccaaagcaggagccatgaGAAGACAGCAGCGTGGGCTCCAAGATCCCATGCAGCGGCTGCAGAACCAGCTCAGCCACCTGCAGGATATCGAAAG GAAGGCCAAAGCAGAAGTGACCTTTGGACacctgacaccagcatccctggGCATGGAGCCTGTGGTCCTG CGTGATGTCCGAACAGTCTGCACCCTCCGGGCTCAGTTCCTGCAGAACCTCCTGACTCCccaggccagggaaggcagtgtccC AACCATCCCTGATGACCACTTTGGAGCTTCCTACCAGCAGTGGCTTAGCTCTGTGGAG ACACTGCTGACCAACCACCCCCCAGGCCATGTGCTGGCTGCCCTGGAGCACCTAGCTGCAGAGCGGGAGTCTGAGATTCAGTCCCTGTGCAGTGGGCACAGGCTGGGAGATGTGGAGCCACCCAG GTCCCAGGCCCTGGACCAGATGGACTCCAGCCAGGCTCTGCCATCCATGGTACATCTCCTCCAG GAGGGTTGGCAGACTGTGGGTGCACTGCTCTCCCAGCGGGGCGCCCTCCTCAAGGAGCATCAAGTCCTGAGACAGCACCTTCAGAGCCTGGTGGAGGAGGTGGGGAGCCGTACCCTGGGATCCAGCGAAAG GCAGGCACTAATGCTGGAGCTTCGGAGGTGTGGCCTGCAGGCAGAACTCAAGGCCCTGCGTgcccagagcaaggagctggaggatGCGGCCAGGCaccagcagctcctgctgagAGAGCTGCAGGCCAAACAGCAGCGGATCCTACACTGGCGTCGGCGGGTG gaggagacacaggaacAGATCCGCCTGCTCATCAAGGGAAACTCGGCCAGCAAGACCCGCCTGGGCCGGAGCCCTGGGGAG GTGCTGGCCCTGGTTCAGCGGAAGGTGGTCCCCATGGCGGAGGCAATAGCcccacagagccaggagctgcttcgcTGTCTGCAGGAAGAAGCCAGTCATCTGGCCCACCTTCCCCTGAACAGCCTGCTACGGCCCAGCCCCGGAGG GTTGGAACCCCTTCCCACATTCCTGCCGTCTGTCTACCAGCTGCACCCTGCCTCCCCACAGAGCTCAAGCCTCATAGCGCTAGCCGGCACCCTGGGGCTGCCCAGAGGGCAG GCACCAGAACTGCTCCTCCCGAGGGCCGCCTCTCTTCGCCAGGACCTTCTGTTGCTCCAGGACCAGCAGCATCTTCGGGGCTGGGACCTGCTCCGAGTGAAGACCAACCTGCCTCCAGGACCATCCCCCCAGG AGCTGCTGCAGATCCTGGCAGTGCAGGAAAAGGAACAGAAGGAGAATCCCGGCAGAGCCCTGAGGAGGCTTGAGAACCTGCTGAAACAGGCACTGGAGCGAATCCCCGAGCTGCAGGTGGCTGTGACAGACTG GTGGGAGCAGCCGGGCCAAGGCGCCCTCACCGAGGAGCTCTGCCAAGGCCTGTCCCTGTGCCAGTGGCGGCTGCGCTGGGTGCAGGCCCAGGGGGCCCTACAGCAGCTGTGCAGATGA